In one Silene latifolia isolate original U9 population chromosome 10, ASM4854445v1, whole genome shotgun sequence genomic region, the following are encoded:
- the LOC141607541 gene encoding uncharacterized protein LOC141607541 gives MDDKNFVLEEIEFDKVGSKEKERKLEAYIPPMPFPNRSRVMNEENKFFKFLDMLNKLEVSLPFTEIVTQMPLYTTFLKDVLTNKSGIGGDGLVALTEECSAVLLNHMAKKLQDPGSFSIQCMVGNVTIERALCDLGASVSILPLLIAKKILQDMISTSMTLQLANVSVQYPKGVLKDVSVKV, from the coding sequence ATGGATGATAAAAACTTTGTATTGGAAGAAATTGAGTTTGACAAAGTGGGTAGCaaagagaaagaaaggaaattggaGGCCTATATCCCTCCAATGCCATTTCCTAATAGAAGTAGAGTAATGAATGAGGAGAATAAATTCTTTAAGTTCTTGGATATGTTGAACAAACTTGAAGTTTCATTACCTTTTACCGAGATAGTTACACAAATGCCACTCTATACCACGTTTCTCAAAGATGTTTTGACAAACAAAAGTGGAATTGGAGGAGATGGACTAGTTGCCTTGACTGAGGAATGTAGTGCGGTGTTGCTTAATCACATGGCTAAGAAATTACAAGATCCGGGTAGCTTCTCAATCCAGTGTATGGTAGGTAATGTGACCATTGAAAGGGCATTGTGCGATTTGGGTGCAAGTGTTAGCATCCTACCTCTCCTCATTGCCAAGAAGATTCTCCAAGACATGATTTCCACATCTATGACGTTGCAACTTGCTAACGTATCGGTACAATATCCTAAGGGAGTTCTTAAAGATGTTTCGGTGAAAGTATGA